A genomic region of Methanosarcina thermophila TM-1 contains the following coding sequences:
- a CDS encoding indolepyruvate ferredoxin oxidoreductase subunit alpha, producing MPAKVNKEECTGCGTCVEECPVEAIVIDEDEGCAAVDEEECVECGACEEVCPIEAIEVE from the coding sequence ATGCCAGCAAAAGTCAACAAAGAAGAATGTACAGGCTGTGGAACCTGTGTGGAAGAGTGTCCTGTAGAAGCAATCGTCATTGATGAGGACGAAGGTTGTGCAGCTGTGGATGAAGAAGAATGCGTAGAGTGCGGCGCATGTGAAGAGGTTTGCCCTATAGAGGCTATAGAGGTCGAATAA
- a CDS encoding helix-turn-helix transcriptional regulator, with translation MSAELQLIDTIFFSDKRKNLLLLLKEGPKTIEEIKTELNVSSSPIMAQIRILLKEGLLVQKRDSYELSIKGKLIVPKMEPLLSTFRVFDENHDYWARQDLKTLPSHLLDRIGELGSCKEILPKRTHIFDYPPEIMDPLYRSKTVMEISSFFRPGYPSLYLDLAKRGIEVSLVLERSIYEKLISDYRTDAEEFLSLENTHLFVCDNKIELASSIVTDRFISLSMISKEGRYYNHEMVSFEKSALAWGQELFKYYKDLSEEITELKSN, from the coding sequence ATGAGCGCGGAACTGCAATTAATAGACACAATTTTCTTTTCGGACAAAAGGAAAAATTTGCTTTTACTCCTGAAGGAAGGACCAAAGACAATTGAGGAAATCAAGACCGAGCTTAACGTCAGTTCCAGCCCTATAATGGCTCAGATTCGTATTCTGCTCAAGGAAGGGCTGCTGGTGCAAAAAAGAGATAGTTATGAGCTCTCTATAAAAGGAAAACTTATTGTCCCCAAAATGGAACCTCTTCTCTCTACCTTCCGGGTTTTTGATGAAAACCATGATTACTGGGCAAGGCAGGATTTGAAGACCCTTCCTTCCCATCTGCTTGACCGGATCGGAGAGCTTGGAAGTTGTAAGGAGATACTGCCCAAAAGAACCCATATTTTTGATTACCCTCCTGAGATCATGGATCCTCTTTACAGGTCAAAAACAGTCATGGAGATCTCTTCGTTCTTCCGCCCCGGATATCCGAGCCTCTATCTCGACCTTGCAAAAAGAGGTATTGAAGTCTCGCTTGTTCTGGAGAGGTCAATCTATGAAAAACTGATTTCTGACTACAGGACAGATGCTGAAGAATTCTTAAGTTTGGAGAATACTCATCTTTTTGTCTGTGACAATAAAATTGAGCTTGCCTCCAGTATTGTTACAGATCGCTTTATTTCCTTATCCATGATCTCTAAAGAAGGAAGATATTATAATCATGAGATGGTAAGCTTTGAGAAAAGTGCCCTTGCCTGGGGGCAGGAGCTTTTTAAATATTATAAAGATCTGTCCGAAGAGATAACTGAATTGAAATCCAATTGA
- a CDS encoding erythromycin esterase family protein produces the protein MKKNLSLNRNSNPTYATLDDWISHETVPFSVNSPETFNVAVDRVITSLGSSVKLLGFGEALHGGEDTHILRNRLFQRLVEAHGYSAIAIESSFPRAHLVNEYIAGRGPASYEDLQDSGFSHGFGRLDANRELVEWMRQYNADPSHPIKLRFYGFDSPTEMTYSDSPRQVLYFVLNYLASIDSVSSQKHRERIDAFLGQDSDWENPDAMMDPSKSIGLSPAATSLRIKVEDLIMELRLRRPELVAKSDESRYLEAVQYAVLSRQLLNYHAVLARTSAKPKERLVEGLGIRDLIMADNLTYMVCRERGRGKVFAFAHNSHLQRGKAQWQLGTDLLIWWPAGAQLNEIFGSHYAVIGTAVGVSEANGISEPEAGTLEARLTSSPGPGRFIPTYKGQGLPASEIEALPIRSGSMKNSTYFALTPQSFTDFDWLAVLDSTEYSRGGPPLQ, from the coding sequence ATGAAAAAAAATCTATCTCTTAACAGAAATTCCAACCCGACGTATGCCACTCTAGACGACTGGATTTCACACGAAACGGTTCCCTTCTCTGTAAATTCACCCGAAACCTTCAACGTCGCCGTCGACAGGGTTATCACCTCACTTGGTAGCTCGGTGAAGTTGCTTGGCTTTGGAGAAGCACTCCACGGCGGCGAAGATACTCATATACTTCGCAACCGGCTCTTCCAGCGCCTGGTAGAAGCACACGGCTACAGTGCCATTGCCATCGAAAGCAGTTTTCCCAGAGCGCACCTTGTGAATGAGTACATAGCTGGCCGCGGTCCGGCATCATATGAGGATTTGCAGGATTCCGGATTTAGCCACGGTTTTGGCAGGCTCGATGCGAATCGAGAGCTGGTGGAGTGGATGCGGCAATACAACGCTGATCCTTCCCATCCAATCAAACTTCGATTCTATGGCTTCGATAGCCCGACAGAAATGACCTACAGCGATAGCCCAAGGCAAGTTCTATACTTCGTTCTCAATTACCTTGCCTCGATCGATAGTGTCAGCAGCCAGAAACATCGAGAACGTATAGACGCATTTCTTGGTCAGGACTCTGATTGGGAGAACCCTGATGCAATGATGGACCCATCTAAGTCAATAGGCTTATCACCGGCTGCAACCTCACTTCGGATTAAAGTGGAAGATCTCATTATGGAATTGCGCCTACGCCGTCCCGAATTGGTAGCTAAGAGTGATGAGAGCCGTTATCTGGAAGCTGTGCAATATGCAGTGCTCTCCAGGCAGTTACTTAACTATCATGCGGTGCTGGCGCGGACTTCTGCCAAACCAAAAGAAAGGCTTGTCGAAGGCCTCGGCATTCGTGACCTGATAATGGCAGATAATCTGACGTATATGGTGTGCCGTGAACGCGGCAGGGGGAAAGTTTTTGCCTTCGCTCACAACAGCCACCTGCAGCGTGGAAAGGCGCAATGGCAACTGGGCACTGATTTACTCATCTGGTGGCCAGCAGGAGCCCAACTCAATGAGATATTCGGCTCACATTATGCCGTAATCGGAACAGCCGTGGGCGTTTCAGAAGCCAATGGCATCAGTGAACCCGAAGCCGGTACTCTTGAGGCTCGATTGACCAGCTCACCAGGACCGGGGCGATTCATTCCAACCTATAAAGGTCAGGGACTTCCAGCTTCTGAAATTGAAGCTCTTCCAATTCGCTCGGGCAGTATGAAGAATTCGACTTACTTCGCACTAACTCCGCAAAGCTTCACTGACTTTGACTGGCTTGCTGTCCTGGATTCAACGGAATACAGCCGCGGTGGTCCTCCATTGCAATAG
- a CDS encoding DUF1699 family protein: MKIRVVSSKEEIFTLNPNERVVHLAFRPSNKDIFTLVETCPKIEAIQIPKSYRRTVSKSIGMFLEMQRIQLIEGDVWGHRKDINEYYIIPPSVFEKIKEMKIAGKSNEVIEERILRESRLNPDMVAYIMNKEAQAWA; the protein is encoded by the coding sequence ATGAAGATTAGAGTAGTTAGCTCAAAAGAAGAAATCTTTACATTAAATCCTAATGAACGTGTTGTTCACTTGGCTTTCAGGCCGTCGAACAAGGATATTTTTACACTTGTCGAAACCTGCCCGAAAATTGAGGCTATACAAATTCCAAAATCTTACAGACGTACGGTCTCAAAATCCATTGGAATGTTCCTTGAAATGCAGAGAATCCAGCTTATTGAAGGCGATGTTTGGGGTCACAGAAAGGATATAAACGAGTATTATATCATTCCCCCCTCGGTCTTTGAGAAAATAAAGGAAATGAAGATTGCAGGTAAATCCAATGAGGTGATTGAGGAGAGAATCTTAAGGGAAAGCAGACTTAACCCTGATATGGTTGCCTACATTATGAACAAAGAAGCTCAAGCCTGGGCTTGA
- a CDS encoding helix-turn-helix transcriptional regulator gives MQHELIDVVFRSQKRRDLLLLLGEKPRTMEEIKTLLDVSPTAILPQIKRLTDSDLVIQKNGSYELTDMGKIVFKKVQSLVNVLILLERDNYLIEHDLSGIPQYLLDRIGDLKGCKLIEADPSQIFEPRTELLNFFSSSRFLMVFSSFYRPEFLPLYTKLGRLESEVTLIFTESVLEKFLYNYEKKIRKLSTMKNTELFVYNDEVKLAELMVSDHGMMISLFDSNGRFYHNYMSCSEPEAVNWAKELFEFYKSRAWKIDSEKSIDNFVCTVESEAFPESMLLSLH, from the coding sequence ATGCAACATGAGTTAATAGATGTCGTATTTCGTTCCCAGAAGAGAAGAGATCTCCTTTTACTCTTGGGAGAGAAACCAAGAACGATGGAAGAAATCAAAACTCTACTTGATGTTTCTCCCACAGCTATCCTGCCCCAGATCAAAAGGCTTACAGACAGTGACCTGGTTATTCAAAAAAACGGAAGCTATGAGTTGACAGATATGGGAAAGATTGTATTTAAAAAAGTTCAATCCCTTGTCAATGTCCTTATTTTGCTTGAGCGAGACAATTACTTGATCGAGCACGACCTCAGTGGAATTCCTCAGTACTTGCTCGATAGAATAGGAGACCTTAAGGGCTGTAAACTGATTGAAGCCGATCCGAGCCAGATTTTTGAGCCGCGTACAGAACTTTTGAATTTCTTCTCTTCTTCACGTTTTCTTATGGTATTTTCGTCCTTCTACAGACCTGAGTTCCTGCCCCTTTATACAAAACTTGGAAGACTGGAGTCAGAGGTTACCCTTATTTTCACGGAGTCAGTACTCGAAAAATTCCTGTACAATTATGAGAAGAAAATAAGGAAACTTTCTACAATGAAAAACACTGAACTTTTTGTCTATAATGATGAGGTCAAGCTGGCTGAACTCATGGTCTCGGATCATGGAATGATGATCTCACTCTTTGATAGTAATGGAAGATTCTATCATAATTACATGTCCTGTTCCGAGCCTGAAGCTGTAAACTGGGCAAAAGAACTTTTTGAATTCTATAAATCAAGAGCATGGAAGATCGATAGCGAGAAGAGCATTGATAACTTTGTCTGTACAGTTGAAAGTGAAGCTTTCCCAGAATCCATGCTACTCAGCCTGCACTGA
- a CDS encoding DNA-deoxyinosine glycosylase, with product MKKQGFPAVLDKNTEILILGSLPGDVSIRKHQYYAHPGNDFWRLVGSIIGENLQDMSYQARLDTLKRHKIGLWDVFKAGEREGSEDAKIKDEEINQFSMLKDKAPNLKLVLFNGKKSGGYEPILRAMGYKTKVLPSSSGANRRFLKNRKSEWEAALKCL from the coding sequence ATGAAAAAGCAGGGTTTCCCAGCAGTTCTTGATAAAAATACCGAGATCCTCATTCTCGGGTCCCTTCCAGGAGATGTTTCTATCAGAAAACATCAATATTACGCGCATCCGGGCAACGACTTCTGGAGGCTGGTCGGCAGTATTATTGGAGAAAACCTTCAGGACATGAGCTATCAAGCCAGGCTTGATACTCTTAAACGTCACAAAATAGGGCTTTGGGATGTATTTAAAGCCGGAGAACGAGAAGGAAGCGAGGATGCAAAGATAAAGGACGAAGAAATAAACCAGTTCTCAATGCTGAAAGATAAGGCTCCTAACCTGAAACTTGTTCTTTTTAATGGCAAAAAATCAGGAGGGTATGAACCAATTCTAAGGGCAATGGGATATAAAACGAAAGTCCTTCCTTCCTCAAGCGGAGCTAACCGGCGGTTCCTGAAAAATAGAAAATCAGAATGGGAAGCAGCTTTAAAGTGTTTATAG
- a CDS encoding putative quinol monooxygenase, giving the protein MKHRVEDYSKWKPVFDEDGSRREKAGCKGWQLFRSLDDPNEIFILLEWDTKEHATNFVESEELRKIMKKAGVITKPEIRFFEKIEDFSL; this is encoded by the coding sequence ATAAAGCACAGGGTCGAAGATTATTCAAAGTGGAAACCTGTTTTTGATGAAGATGGATCAAGGAGAGAAAAAGCAGGCTGTAAAGGCTGGCAGCTTTTCCGCAGTTTGGATGACCCCAATGAGATCTTCATCCTTTTGGAATGGGATACAAAAGAACACGCAACCAACTTCGTAGAATCCGAAGAACTGAGAAAAATAATGAAAAAAGCAGGGGTAATCACAAAACCTGAAATCCGCTTTTTTGAGAAAATCGAGGACTTTTCGTTATGA